TTATATGCTTAATGATTTGTAAATGGACCAAATTATTGTTAAACTtcattaataactaaaatttatatgtataagATGTGTTTAACAAgttcaagaataaggatggaaAGTTCAAGGAGCAGCTAGCTGAGGATGCAATAGGTCTTTTATGCCTTTATGAAGCAGCACAATGGAGCACCCATGGTGAAGACATTCTCGATGAAGCTCTTGCCTTCTCTAGGTCGCATTTGGAAGGACTGACTTATGAATCTAGTCCACACATGTCCATCCGCATTAAAAATGCCCTCAAACATGCATACCCTAGGGGTATCTCAAGGATAGAGACACGCCAATTTATCTCATACTACGAAAAAGAAGATCTGCACAATCAAACCTTGCTAGAATTTGCTAAGATAGATTTCAATCTTCTGCAAATGATGCATCGTGAAGAGCTTGGCCAAGTCTTCAGGTACAATTTGAGCTAACAagatatattatgtatttttgaaattcttccATGGTGAGAGACCTTACTGAtggttgaatctttttttttttttaaggtggTACAAAAATCTAGAGCTCGACTTGAAACTACCATATGCAAGGAACCGGACGGTCGAAAGCTACTTGTGGGCTGTTGGAGCATACTTCGAGCCCCGCTATTCTCAAGCAAGGATTTATTTGGCCATTGTTGTTATCTTATTGACGCTAGTTGATGATACATATGATGCCTATGGCACAATTGAGGAACTCGAACCATTTACAAATGCACTGATTACGTGGAATCCTAGCGGCATGGAAGGGCTCCCAGAGAGCATGAAGTATCTACATCAAGTTGTGTTAGATTTTTATGGAAAACTTGAGGATGAGATGGAAAGGGAAGGAAGGTCGGGATGCGGCTTTTTCGCCAAACAATCGGTATAACTAGATACTTACATATACAAgtacttcaaagttcaaaagcatataactaattaataagtCTTTGTTCAGATGATTGTAACGGCTAAAGCCTATCTTCAAGAGGCAAAATGGTTGAGCCAAGACTATGTGGCAACATTCAAGGAGTACAAAGAGAACGGAGTTTATTCGTCGAGCTACTTAGCTCTGTTATCAGGATCCTTTCTAGGAATGGTGGATGAAGGCACACTTGATGTGTTTGAGTGGTTAAGCACTTTCCCACCTCTTCTTGTGAATTCTGCACTAATAGGCCGTCTCTGTGGTGACATTGCTAGTTGCGAGGTAAATATTAACtcacctttttttattttaatgtcaATAAAACTAGTCCACTTTGACCTATCTGATCCCAAATCCCGAAGATATAAATAACCCTCTCAAAATATATGTACTGTATCTATAAATATagtgttaaaaagaaaatcaaataaataaattaagtatACTATATCTATAAGTGTAAGAATCTTTCCTGTTTTTGgcataaaaaaatgtgaaacacATATCACAATTATGATAAGGTCCtaatcccaaagaaaaaaacgtttCTGGTTAAATTGCTAGACCCTAGTGATTCAATTTGATTGAATCTTGGTATGACTGGCCCAAAATAATTGGGCTGAGCTCGACATGAAACCTTTGTTGGAAATGGCACCTCAAGAATCCGTCTCACAAGGTTGgtgtaaaatatagtaatactaggtaacaacccgcattatgtgcgggataaatcgatttaaaaaaaattattataaataaaattattatcgTAGAACCAATATCTGTTTGTATCGAACATGATATgtaacttaatttttttatttatttattcaaaactgTGTTTTGTATCGAATTCGTGTGCTTTAAGCGTTTTCGATTCTCTGTGGTGTTtacttttggagaagaagagtttgtttcattttcaaatttgtgtGTTCTTAGTGACTCAGGGTTTGGTGGGGCTTCATCATACGGAAGCTCATGTAGTCATACATCAAGCATGAAAAAGGATAGTGATGGCAATGACTCTCCAAGGAAGCTAGATTTGGATGGTTTGACTCCTTTCGAGAAGAATTTCTATGTCGAATCGCAGGCTGTGGCGGCTATGACTGAGGCAGAAGTTGAAGAGTATCGTAAGCTGAGGGAAATTACTGTTGTTGAGATATTACCAAACCTGTCAAGAGTTTTCGTGATGTTGGCTTTCCTGGTAAGCTGATTTCATATCCAAAAGAACTACTACTGGATTTGACTTCTGTTTCATTTGATTTAGACTGTGATCAGTTTCACTTACATGTCTATGTAAgttct
The Camelina sativa cultivar DH55 chromosome 6, Cs, whole genome shotgun sequence genome window above contains:
- the LOC104698986 gene encoding alpha-humulene/(-)-(E)-beta-caryophyllene synthase-like, which codes for MIYVFNKFKNKDGKFKEQLAEDAIGLLCLYEAAQWSTHGEDILDEALAFSRSHLEGLTYESSPHMSIRIKNALKHAYPRGISRIETRQFISYYEKEDLHNQTLLEFAKIDFNLLQMMHREELGQVFRWYKNLELDLKLPYARNRTVESYLWAVGAYFEPRYSQARIYLAIVVILLTLVDDTYDAYGTIEELEPFTNALITWNPSGMEGLPESMKYLHQVVLDFYGKLEDEMEREGRSGCGFFAKQSMIVTAKAYLQEAKWLSQDYVATFKEYKENGVYSSSYLALLSGSFLGMVDEGTLDVFEWLSTFPPLLVNSALIGRLCGDIASCEFEHKRKHVGTSIDCYMNQYGISWEKAEEEVKIMALDSWKDFNQEMMKRDHSFPYPVVMRFLNLSRVVEVFYKDTDVFTYPELMKHHVVSLFLNKLSI